The stretch of DNA ATCAAGATGTGTTCCCCGCCGGAAGTGTTTTCTTTCCCTGCGTCACTCATTTTTATATTTAATCTCTGGTCTTTAAAGCAACGTTATTTTAAGAAAATAGCCAGATAATATCTTAGTAATCTATTATGTTATTTTTGTGCATTCCAGCACGGCAAACAAATCATCAGGGCAGGAGGGGAAAAACTCTGTGTTTAGGTGAGACATAAGCTCGCGGTTACGCCACTCATAAAACTGACTCACTAATTCATAAAATAGACATCCCTTGTGTTTTTATTATGTATCTCGGAAAAAAGTACACATTTTACCGGGAGATGGCTAAAACACTACCAAGTGGGAACGGTTTTCAACCAGGGAACACATTTCGGGGTAACACCTGTTACGCGGAAGTTTGTAGAAGCAAGCTGAAGTTACATTAGCAACTATAGCTGAGCTAATACCTTCCACAGTTCGAATAATAAAACCAGTTGTCTGTACTATTTGAAGCAAATTATTGAAAGTTGTTTTGTCTAAATCATTaggataaaataatatttttgccATAGAATTTCTTCACTTTTTCTTTTACGAATAATCAGTTGGTTAAGCGCTGCTATGTAAGTCAGCTAATGGTGCTGTTGGCAAACAGCCGTTGCAGCCAGGATACCAGGACCCTTTGTTAGAGATCAAACAAGAATTAATTTCAACATTAAAAAAGGttacaaaagtgctgaaaagaagaCAATGCACCACATCAAGATAAAGACTGAACGGCTAGGTGAGATATACCCACAATATAACATTGGTTATAATTTCGTTCGCTATTTGTGCTTGCTTTAAAGATACAATATACATAACATTAGAGCCCAAAAACGAGAGACCTAGCTCTAAATCGATCTGCTTTTTATGTTACCTAGATGCAGAGAACACCGCTGCACGCAGCAAGTTGGATGCTGTGTTAAAGGGTCTTGTAGAGAAGAGCGAAAATGAGAGGTTAGTAAAACACACTTGACCATAGCTATGCTTTCAAATGATTAAATGCTTTTAATTGTACTCTCATCAGAGAACCAAATGAGGGTGATCCAGGAAAATTATCAGTGGACTCCTTGCACAAGTATGGATTAGTTTTTTTGTgattttatctttttattatgAAGAAGGATTCACACTttatttttaaacagctgtaaCAGTGTTTCAGTGCAATCATGGAATGCTCTTGTTATCTCTAGGGATTTGTCTCCATCTTCTGCTGGAAAGAGGTAATAATCAGTACTATGTTCTGTAAATGCGCAATAAATGTGCAATACCCAGAGATGCACATTTATATGTGTCTTTTATGCTTTTTCTCCTTGAAAACAGTTATGaattttctattttattctgtttttatgcATTTATTTTGTTGCTGAAGGTTATGGTAATAGCCCAATactcttgtgtgtttacctgtattaTATTTTCctatgtctgtgtgtatgtgctgCCCTAACAAGTAAATTTCCTCACTGTGGGATCAGTAAAGTCTATTCAAATACCTCATACAATTCTAAATACCTCATACACATACttgattttcttgttttttttattgcagcatAATTTTTTATCTGCACACATCGTTATATGAATTCAGTTATTTAGTACAGAAAATATTTCAGTTTTTTAAGCCTTTTTGCAAGTCCtcatgtttgttttcattttattttcagaCCTTCAGCAAGATTTCCACAGCATCGAAGGAAGAAACGGAAGGAGATGGATGAGGGCATACCAGAAACCAATCCGCATAAACAAAGTAAACTCAACTCACATTCCATTAAATGACACGGTAGTATTATTTACCCTGATGTGTGTTTCCTTTGCCTTTGTTCTAGATGCTTATGTTATTAAGTTGTTTGATCGCAGTGTTGATTTGGCTCAGTTTAACACCAGCACCCCTTTATATCCAATTTGCCGTGCCTGGATGAGAAACAACCCTTCTGTTCGAGAGCCAACAGCTTCCCCAAACTCCCCACACAGCATGTTGGAGGAAGAAGTAAGGCTGCACATTCCTGTCATCATTATTTAATTGATTTAATTTTGTTTAAAGGAAATGAAAGCAAAACAACCATAAGAGAAAAAGTGTGTATAGTTTACAAAATATTTCTTCTAATTTAATTGTTTAAAATAAGTTTCATTGtacacaatttgtgtgaaaataatatTTGTCTCCTACCCCTCTTCAcaattaaattattattattattgtaattgtTGTTTACCAAGTTATGAACTTTATTTAATTGTAAATTTAACTTGTGATTGTCAGTCTGCATGTTTGTGTAATTTCCTTGAAaagttaatggtttttaagtgcatCGAGTTTGAAAAGCAGTGTAATATATTAATGAAACTTACAAACTGTGTGTTTTTTCATTGCCTAAAACAAATTTATGAATTTTGAAATGAGTCGAGATTTTACCAGTAAGTCCCCTAAAGATGGCAGTATTGCACCATCTCTTTAGCCATCATACCTGAGCTCTCTGTTATTTGTGTTCTATCCTTGCCCCAGGTAACAGACATGATAAACGGCAAAGGTCAGAATGTGTACCGACTCCCCCCTCCTGCTCCCAGCCCAGTTAGCCCTTCAGGTGAACCCATCAATCTCAGGATTCAACAAATTGAAAAACCCATCGTTACAAAGGTGCTTGAACgttacattttttttctcttcgttttgtgtgtgtgtgtgtgagagagagaaatagaattGTACAAATCTTCAGATGTATAAAAATGGTGAATAAGGTTACTCTTTTCACAGTCAAGTGATGCTCCTGTGTCAGAATCCCTAATAAGTGACCACTTGGAACGCTGGAAAATGATAAGGCAGAAGTAAGTTCTTAGGAAaaattttatttaataaaaactTTTGTTGCTCAGAATTCACCGTATCACTCAGGAGATAACATGCAAAAATAAAGCAGTAGCTGAATACTGATGTGTGGTAGTAGATAGATGTGTAACTATATATAACTACACATTTATATTTTTGACAGCTCTACGCATTAGTTAAGCTGCTGTTGGTTTACACAGAAATATATTCACATTTAGCCAGgggtggtccccccccccccccccccacacacacacacacacattcagcgtCGCAGAGTACGCAAGCGGCAaggggtgcccccccccccccccccccccccacacacacacacattcagagccTAGTCCGCGATCTTCAAACACaacaccaagcccccccccccacacacacacacacacacacacacatttctcaaACGTTAAAACGTGTTTACTCATGAGAGAAAAAAGCAAGTGCATCATCACCCACAGTTACTAAAAGCTACTTGTttatgtaaaaaacaaacaattttTAAAGAGAATTTGTTCTAAAATGTGATGCTGCATAGTTTATATTTATCACCATGAGTCGTGTTTTTCAGGCGGAAGGAGTGCTCCAATAAGAACCAGTTGAGATACAGTGAGAGCAtcaagattctgaaggagatgAAGGACCTTTATGATCAATAACCCGTCACCTCGTAGCTCTTCACAACAACGTGAACTTGCTTCAGATAGAAAGGACTTCACTTATTCTGTCATACCCACGTTCTACACAGTTGGACTTGtagtaaaaaaataagaaaacgtTGGGTCCTAGAAGACCTTAATTTGTTTGTATTACAGTCAAAAGTTGGTTTTGTGGGTCACCACGGTGATGTGAAACTTTTTATTAAATCAAATTGTGTGAATAAAAGTTTTTTATGTAGTATTTCTGGACACAGTGACTTTTTTCACCAGAATAATGTCTTCTAACCTCAGGCTCCAGAGTAATAAGCAGCCATGATAAATGAGGTTTAAAAGAAACTGGTTGAGTTATTGAATCCAAAAGATGAATTCAGTTTTTACTATTTCTGTTAAAACTTTTTGACACAAGTACATCATTGTaggttatttcctgtttgattcTCACCAGGAATTAATGTCTCCAAACAAAGTAAGAAGTCATTTAATCAATAATGACTCCGGCCGGATATGAGTTCCAGAAATCTCAGAGGGGTGAGTGGTTTGTGGAATGATGGTGTTCCTTTGAAATATGGCAACAGGCCTTTCATAAATGAAACAACGTG from Nothobranchius furzeri strain GRZ-AD chromosome 5, NfurGRZ-RIMD1, whole genome shotgun sequence encodes:
- the lin37 gene encoding protein lin-37 homolog isoform X2 — its product is MHHIKIKTERLDAENTAARSKLDAVLKGLVEKSENEREPNEGDPGKLSVDSLHKDLSPSSAGKRPSARFPQHRRKKRKEMDEGIPETNPHKQNAYVIKLFDRSVDLAQFNTSTPLYPICRAWMRNNPSVREPTASPNSPHSMLEEEVTDMINGKGQNVYRLPPPAPSPVSPSGEPINLRIQQIEKPIVTKSSDAPVSESLISDHLERWKMIRQKRKECSNKNQLRYSESIKILKEMKDLYDQ
- the lin37 gene encoding protein lin-37 homolog isoform X1; translation: MHHIKIKTERLDAENTAARSKLDAVLKGLVEKSENEREPNEGDPGKLSVDSLHKDLSPSSAGKRPSARFPQHRRKKRKEMDEGIPETNPHKQNAYVIKLFDRSVDLAQFNTSTPLYPICRAWMRNNPSVREPTASPNSPHSMLEEEVTDMINGKGQNVYRLPPPAPSPVSPSGEPINLRIQQIEKPIVTKSSDAPVSESLISDHLERWKMIRQKRKECSNKNQLRYSESIKILKEMKDLYDQ